A window of Mangifera indica cultivar Alphonso chromosome 13, CATAS_Mindica_2.1, whole genome shotgun sequence contains these coding sequences:
- the LOC123194168 gene encoding brassinosteroid-responsive RING protein 1-like, whose product MGFFLDDVDAILSHVLYRTAVAITLLRWLVTWAIRFRSRNRDRPSFTSETIKENLVLASFGDVQWRVPEVSEMCAVCLSHIDENDLVRELRNCCHYFHKDCIDKWVDYNGQKTCPLCRAPLLTHSQIRQEPKNETSWAVERFVYLFGDDLHTEMHQLQ is encoded by the coding sequence ATGGGTTTCTTTCTAGATGACGTCGACGCAATACTGTCACACGTTCTCTACAGAACCGCGGTTGCCATTACTCTTCTCAGATGGCTCGTAACATGGGCCATCCGATTCCGCAGCAGAAATCGTGACCGTCCCTCGTTTACTTCAGAGACAATCAAAGAAAATCTAGTTCTCGCCTCTTTCGGAGACGTGCAATGGAGGGTTCCAGAAGTTTCTGAGATGTGTGCCGTGTGTTTGAGTCACATCGACGAGAACGATCTGGTACGTGAGCTCAGAAACTGTTGCCATTACTTTCATAAAGATTGCATCGATAAATGGGTGGATTACAATGGGCAAAAGACTTGCCCGCTTTGCCGCGCCCCCTTGTTGACTCATTCACAGATCAGACAAGAGCCCAAGAACGAGACCAGTTGGGCGGTGGAGAGATTTGTGTATCTGTTTGGCGACGATCTGCATACGGAGATGCATCAATTACAGTGA